The stretch of DNA CCCCGACGGATAGCGTGCCGGACAGCCTCATGGGCTGGGCTCTGGCAACCTGACCCGACCCCCCTACTTCGCTGTACCGCGACGGGCCCGCCACCTCCAGGGTGGCGGGCCCGTCGCGGTACGCGGGAATCTCCGTCGGCGGCGCTGAGTTGCTCACGACTGCAACGGCCGCAGCGCAGAGGACGGGGTGGGCTCGGTCCGCCGCGGGAGGGATGGAATCGATGAGCCTTCGTCAGTACGAGTACGCCCTGGCCGTTGCCGAGGAGGGATCGGTGACGGCGGCGGCGGAGCGGCTGCACGTCGCTCAACCGTCGGTGTCCCAGCAGATCCGCGGCCTGGAGCGGGAACTCGGCGTGGAACTGTTCGCCCGCACGCCGACCGGACTTGTGCCCACCGTCGTCGGCCGCGCGTTCCTGCGGGAGGCGGAGGTCGCGGTGAGCGCGTCGCGCCGGGCGAGGGCGACGGCGCGGGCCGGTGCCGACGAGTTGGTGGGCGAGCTGGTGGTCGCGGTGCAGATGGGCTTCGGCACGCGGCAGTTGCCGGGCGCGTTGGGCGCGCTGCGTCGCCGCTTCCCGCGGCTCGAGGTCACGGTGTTCGAGGAGCCGAGCTCCGCCGAGCTGGAACGCCTTGGGCGCCGGGGCGTGCTGGACCTCGCGCTGATGGCGGCTTGCGAGCAGACCCCCGCCGACGCCCACCACCTCGGTGACGAGGAGTTCGTCGTGGTCCTTGCCGCCGGGCACCGGCAGCTCGCAGCGGAACGGGTCGAGCTGCGCGAGCTGGTGGGGGAGCCGTGGGTGAGGTTCGACCGCGACAGCGCGCTCGACGGGGTGTTGATGGACGTGCTGCGGGGCGTGTTGCGGGACGACGAACTGCCCCCGACCACGGCCGCCCGCGTGTCGCAGACGGCCACGGCCGTGCGCTGGGCCGCCCAGGGGCTGGGGGTGACGCTGGTCCCGGCCTCCGCTGTGCCCCACGAGCACGAGCACCTCGTTCGCCCGGTGTTCCCGGTCGTGTCCCAGCCCGTCATCGCCGTGGTCCGGCAGGCCGCGGGTCCGGCGGAGACGGCTCTGCTCGAACTCCTGCGTAAGGAGAACTGGTCCACCGAGTCCGCTCTTTCCTCACCGGTTTCCTGACGGGATGCTGTCCCGACGGGCCTGTTTTTCTGAGTTGGCGTTCCGGAATTCCGTGGCGTCAGCCCCTGGGGAATTCTCCGCCGTCCACGACGACATTGCTCCCGGTCAGCCAGCTCGCCCGGTCGGACATGAGGAACAGCACCGCGTGGGCGATGTCGTCGGGCCGGCCGTCGCGTCCCAGCGGGGGACTTGTGTTGTCCTGGCCCGGCCCCGAGTCCAGGCGCGCCCACTGCTCCCGCGTCGCTTCACCGCCGGGGGTGGCGGTTCTGCCGGGAGACACGGTGTTGACCCGGATCCCGAACGGGGCCAGCTCCGATGCCAGCCCCCGGCTGTAGCTCTCCAACGCCGCCTTCGCCGCCACGTAGTGCAGGAACGGTGGTGCCACGGTGGGGACCGCGGCCGATGAGACGTGCACGACCGCTCCCGAGCGCCGTTCCCGCATCCCCGGTGTCAGCAGCGAGTCCAGCCGCACCGACGCCAGAAAGTTCAAGTCCAGCGCGTTCTGCCACTCCTCGTCGGGGATGGCCGAAGCGCCCTTGTACGGTTGCGCCCCACCCGCGTTGTGGACCAGGACGTCCACCCCGCCGAGCACCTCCCGCGCGGCCGCCGCGAGCGCCTCCGCTCCAGCCCGTGTCCGCACATCGGCCTCTACGAAGGTGGCCCCCTCCGGCACCGTGCTCGTCGCCGACCTGGCGGTCGTGAGCACCTCGGCGCCCGCGTCCAGGAGTTGGCGTACGACGGCCGCTCCGATTCCGCGGGAACCACCTGTGACCAGGGCCCGCTTTCCCGCGAGTTCGCGCGTTCCCGATACGTCCTCAACCGTGGTCATGCCACCGGCCCTCTCCATCGTCCATTCGTCCGTTCGACCTGTTTCAAGGTAGGTCCGGAAAAGAACGAGGGGCAAAGACGAATTGTCAGCAGGCGCTATAGGGAATTCCTATATCGGGGAGGGAGGGAGGGAGGGAGGGGAAGAGAGCTCGACGCTGTCGGGAAGGTCAGGTGGCCTTCCAGGCCGCGTCGATCATCAGGAAGACCTCGTCCACGGCGGCTTCCGGATCGGTCGCCTCGCGGGCCAGCGAGAACGCGTCGATCGCGAACCTCGCGATCGCCCGGCAGGCCGTCGTGGTCTGCGCCAGCTCGGGATCGGCGGCGATGGCCGCTGCCACGGACTCCGCGTGGCGCAGCCTCATCGACTCCTCGTACACCCGCAGGGCGGGTGACGAGTCGATCAGGCGCCAGATCGGGGCGGCGCCGTCCGCCGTGCAATGTCGTACCAGGGCCAGGATCTCGCGGTGCAGCGCAGGGATGAGGGGCTCGTTCGGCGCCCGGCCAGTGACCGCCTGCGTGAGGCGTTGCTCGAAGTCCGCGTCCTGCTCGAACACCAGGGCCTCTTTCGAGGCGAAGTGGGAGAAGAGCGTGGTGACGGCCACGTCGGCCTCGGCGGCCACGTCACGGATGCCCACCGCTTCGTACCCGCGTTCCAGGAAGAGCCGCAGGGCGGTCTCAGCGATGTTCTGGCGGGTCGCGGCCTTCTTGCGCTCACGACGTCCGGTCGGCACGGTCATGCCGTGATGCTACCAGTTGCAAAGCTGTAACCGTTCTAAAACCCTAACGGTTAGTGTTATGGTCTGCCGCATGACGACGATCGAGAGCATGAAGAGGACGAGCAAGAGCATGAAGAGAGTGAGCTTCGCCGAGTTCGGCGGTCCGGACGTCCTGCGGCTCCTGGACGCCGAGAAGCCTCACGCCGGACCCGGCCAGATACGCATCGCAGTGCGGGCGGCGGGCGTGAACCCCGTCGACTGGAGGCTTCGCGAAGGCCAGATTCTGGGGGCCCATCCGATCGAGTTGCCTGCCGGAGTCGGCCTTGACGCCTCCGGGGTGGTGGACGAGGTCGGTGAGGATGTCGAAGGGGTCGAGGTCGGCGACCATGTGTTCGGCGAAGGCGCGAGCACCTACGCCGAGTTCGCCGTGCTGGGGGCCTGGGCCCGTATGCCCGACGGCCTGACGTTCGAGGAGGCGGCCGGGTACCCCTCCGTGGTGGAGACCGCGCTGCGCGTCATCCGCGAGGTCGGTGTGCGGTCGGGGCAGACGCTGCTGGTCAGCGGTGCGTCAGGGGGAGTCGGATCGGCGGTGCTGCAGATCGCACGCGACCGGGGCATCACGGTGATCGGCACGGCCGGGGCCGCGAACCAGGACTATCTGCGCAGCCTGGGTGCCGTCGCCACGACGTACGGCGAGGGCTGGGTCGAGCGGGTGCGCGAGCTCGGCCATGTCGACGCGGCTCTCGATCTGGCCGGCTCGGGCGTGATCCGGGAGCTCATCGAGCTGACCGGGGATCCGCAGAAGGTGATCTCCATCGCCGATCTCGACGCGCCGAAGCTCGGTGTCCGGTTCTCCGGCGTTGCCGGGAGCGTGCCGGAAGCGCTGGCCGAGGCCGCCGGTCTCATCTCGCGGGGGAAGCTCCACATCCCGGTCGAGAAGTCGTACACGCTGGCCGAGGCCGCCGCGGCGCACATCGACAGCCAGGCCGGTCACGCGCGCGGGCGCCGGGTCATGGTTGTCTGAGCCGTTTCCGTTCGCGCGACGGCCAACTTGGTCCGTTCGCGCTACGGCCAACTTGCTCCGCTCGCGCGACGACCAACTTGGTTGAGCCGCCCGGCTGATGAACAAGGGTTTCGCCAGTGGCTCGGCGACGCTCCTCGGCCGGGCGCCCATCGTCCCCGCAGCCGACCGGATCCGTAATGCGGGCGAAGCGCCGGGGTCGAACGTCAGTCACAGCACGCACCGTCCGTCCGGGCCTCCAGCGCGCGCAGTACGGCCACCATGTCCTCGCCGCCGTGCCCCTGTGTCACCGTCTCGTCGAAGAGGGTGTGGCATACGTCGAGGAGGGGCGAGGCCAGGCCGGCCTTGCGGGCGGCCTCGGCAATCAACTGGTTGTTCTTCAGGACGTCCTTGGCCGCCGCCTGGACGGCGAAGTCGCGGTCGAGCAGCTTCGGCGCCTTCACGCGGGATACGGAGCTGGCCATCGGGCCCGCGTCCAGGACGTCCAGGAACCTGCGTCGGTCGAGCCCATGCCGGTCGGCGAAGTGGAAGGCCTCGGCCAGGCCGGTGACCAGCGTGATCAGAAACAGATTCACCGACAGCTTCATCAGCAGGGCGCCCGGGACGTGACCGCAGTCGAACACCTCCCGGCACATGGGCCCGAGCAGGGCCCGCACCGGCTCCACCGCGTCGGCGTCACCTGCCAGCATGGCCACCAACTGCCCCTTCTCCGCCGGGACTCGGGACCCGGAGACAGGGGCCTCGACGTAACGCCCGCCCGCGGCGCGGATGGCCTCCTGAAGGCCGCCCGAGTACTCCGGCGACGTCGTGCCCATGTGGACGACGACGTGCCCGGCGACGCGCGCGGTGAACTCCGGGGTCCCGCGCCCCAGGACCGTGTCGACGGCGGACTCGTCGGCCAGCATGAGGATCACGACGTCGGCCCGGTCGAAGACCTCGGCGGGGCTCGCCGCGACCTCGGCTCCGGCGGCGCGCAGGGGTTCGCAGCGGGCAGGGGTGCGGTTCCAGACGAGGAGGGGCGTCCCGGAGCGGGCGAGGTTGAGCGCCATGGGCTGACCCATGACCCCGAGTCCGACGAAGCCTGTGTGCACGACGCACCCCCGTCCCGGCCCGCACAGAGGCGTCGCCGTCACTGACTATGACCGCTGTCATAATAGCCACTCTATGACGATGGTCATAGAGTGGCTTCCGGAAGCCGGAGGATCCCGGAAGCCGGACGCAACAGTGGAGGTCGAGCATGGCGGTGTCGGAGCGGGGGCCTCGCGAGCGGATGGTCTTCAGCGGGGCCCAGCTCATCCGGCGCGACGGGGTCGCCTCCACGGGAATGCGCGACGTCGCCGCTCACGCGCAAGCACCGCGCGGATCGCTCCAGCACCACTTCCCCGGCGGTAAGGAGGAGTTGGTCAACGAGGCGGTGGGCTGGGCGGGCCGGTACGCGAGCCGTCGCGTCGGTCGCTTCCTCGCGGCCCTGCCCGAGCCGACCCCCAGCGGTCTGTTCGCCGAGATGGTGCGCCAGTGGACCGACGAGTACAGGACCGCCGGGTTCGCGGGCGGTTGTCCCGTCGCCGCCGCCACGGTGGACTGCGCGGAGTCGACTGAGTCCACGCGGGAGGCCGCGTCCGCCGCTTTCGCCACCTGGGGCGGTTCGGTGGCCCGAGCCCTCGTGGACATGGGCGTCCCGGAGGCGCGGTCAGAAGCGCTCGCCACGCTCATGATCAGTTCCCTGGAGGGGGCGATCCTGATGGCCCGGGCCGAGCGGGACGTCCGCGCTCTGACGACCGTGGCCCAGGAACTCGGCCCCCTTCTCGATGCCGCAGCGAGCACGCCGATGCCGGGGTGAGTACATCCAGGCCGTGGTGAGCACCGCCGGGGTGGGAGACGAGAACGGTCTCAAGTCCGCGGTCTGCGGTGGGAGTTCACCTACGGCGGGTAGCGATGCGGTCCGGAGTGGGCCAGCGCACGTCGCGTACCCAGCCGAGGCGTTCGAGGAGGCGGATGACGGCGGCGGAGGGGTCGATCTGGCCGCGGTCGACGCCGTGGCGGGCGCTGGTGGGGTCCGCGTGGTGGAGGTTGTGCCAGCTCTCACCGAAGGAGAGCAGGGCCAGGGGCCACAGGTTGGTGGCCCGGTCATGGCGCCGGGTGCGGAAGGGGCGCCGGCCGATCACGTGGCACAGTGAGTTGACGCTCCAGGTCACGTGGTGGAGCAGCGCGATGCGCACCAGGCCCGCCCAGAGCAGGGCGGTGGTGGCATGTAGCCAGGTGCCGCCGATCGCCCAGCCGAGCGCGAAGGGGAGGGCCAGGGTGAGTACGCACAGGGCAGGGAAGGCCCGGGAGACGGCGCGGATATCGGGGTCGGCGAGCAGGTCGGGGGCGTATCGCTCGGCGGGTGTGGGGTCGTTGCGGAACAGCCAGCCGACGTGGGAGTGGGCGAGGCCGCGCAGTTGACCGCGCAGGTGGGTGCCGTAGCGGTAGGGGGAGTGCGGGTCGCCGGGGCGGTCGGTGAAGGCGTGGTGGCGGCGGTGGGTGGCGACCCAGCCGATGACGTCGCCCTGGAAGCTCATCGACCCGGCCACCGCGAGGGCGATCCGCAGGGGGCGGGCGGCCCGGTATCCAGCGTGGGTGAGGCCGCGGTGGAAGCCGACGGTGATGCCGAGCCCTGTGATCACGTAGAGAGCCAGGGCGAGCAGGACGTCAGTGGGGTGAATGAGGCGCCCCCACAACAGCCAGCCGGCCAGTCCGAGTGCCAGGAAGGGCAGGACGACGATCACGGCCGTCACCGTCACATACAGCCGTTCGCCGTCGCGGCGGGTCTCTGTCGGGGCTTCGTCGGGGAAGGGCGCCGTCCCGTCGTACCCCTGGGGTGAGGTGACGTCATGTGGTGAAGGGAGTACTTGGGACAGGGTGGGACTGGGGGACATGTATTGCTCCTTTGGCCTCGGGGCCGGAGGTAGGGCGGCCGGGGTCCGGGGCCAATGGAATCCGTGATGAGCTGCCTGAGGGTCAGGACCGGGGCCGAACCGCGTCGCCGCATGTTCGGTCAGGTCCTTGGCCTCCTTGGCCCCTTCGCGGCTCTGTTGGTCCTGCGCCGTGGGCGGAGGCGTCCACGTCCTCCGTCCCGGTGGTCGCGGCGGGCGCGGACGGTGGGGGAAGCGGTGCCGCCGGGGGGCGGCGGTGCGGGGTTGTGGGCGCCAGGGTGACCGGGGAGGCGATTGCTGTACCGATGCAGTGCGATCCGTTCGGTGTGCTGGTCATTGAGGAGATGAATCACGAATGCTCCCAGAGCGATCATCGCGAGTACGAGGGCGACGGTGATGACGGTGTCCATGGCCCGTCACCTCCCGCCGACCGTGCCGCCGGCTGTGTCCATGGCACCGCCCTCCGCCTCCCACGCCTCTGCCAGTGTGCGGCCCGGTGGGTCCGCCTCGGCGGCGGCTGCGGGGTGACGGTCCAGCTCGTCGGCGATGATGGCGCTGCCCGTACGGACGATCGAAGGATCGCAGGCGGCGGCCATGAGCCGGGCGGCGGCTGCCGCACCGGTCTCCGGGGGGATGATCAGCAGGTCCCAGCGTCCGACGTGATAGGAGAGCACCAGGAGTTGGTGCACATCCTGCTGGGCGCGGAACCAACTCGCGTTGACCACATGGCCGTTGACGGGAACCTTGCGCGGTGCGGCCGGCTTGACGGAGAGCCGCAACGGCGGGTGGTCGGAAGGCTTGGCGATCGGTGTGGCCGGCGGAGGTCGTGCGGTGAGCACCGTCATGGTGTCGACCTGTCCCCAGACCTGCTGTCGTGCCCGGTCCGGTGGTGTGGAACCGAGAGAGATACCGGCATGGAAGCCGGTCAAGGAATGCTCTCAGTACTCCCAACGGTACTCCTGCGGCGGCCCCGACCACGACCGTCCGACCGTTCCCCCCTGTTCCCCTCTGATCCCCTCTGAGCGGGGCCGCACCCGCCTTTGGGGCAGCGGCCAGGAGTAGCCTGGTGGTACTGAGGACTCTGTGTATACGGGCCCCGATACCCGTCTCGTCCTCGGCGAGTCACCGGACCGGGCCCGCCCGGGCGAGGTCACACCATGATCACGAACACAATCATGATCACGAACACACTTGGCCCGAAGAAGACACTTGCCAACGGCCATGCGTTGAAGGCGGGTTGGCCGCCGGTCGAGCGTGACCGACCGCTGCCGCAGCCTGGAGCGAGCGGTGCACCATGACCGCCGAGCCCGCGCCTCCCGTGATGCTGCTGGCGGACACCCAGGCCCATCAGGTGATCCCCGGGGCGGCTGTACTGCGGATGGAGACGACGCCCCGTCGTGACGGGACCTTCGACGGTGCGTGGTGGCCGCGAACCCGGGACCTCGAAACCCAGCTGGCCGGCTTGATCCGCGCGCTGACCGAACGCCTTGGACCCATCGCTCGCATAGGCCTGGACACGAGCTCCTGGGACGTACACGCGCGCCATCTGGTCGTCGACGGTCACACGGTCCGCATCGACTGGTCCGCCGTCGACGACAGCACGATGCTCGTCACCCGCGGGCGGCAGGACATCTTCTCCTTCCTGATGCTCCCGCCGCAGACCGAGGCGTCCGCCGCGCGTGCCGCCATGACCATGGCCGTACAGGACGGCAACAGCGCTTCGGCGTCGGAGATCCTGGCGGCCACCGGAATCGCTTCCGCTTGAGGATTCTCCCTGCTCAGGCGCTGCTCAGGCGCTGTGTGTGTCGGGCGGCCACGTGGGGCGGTGCGCGGGCGGCAGGGTCAGCAGGGCCTGGCCCACCGTGAGGTAGTGGGGGAAGATCTCCGTGCTGCCGGTCAGCGTCAGCAGCTGGACGAGGTGGCGGCCGGCTCCCGCCAGCAGAAGCTGGCCCTCGCGGCGCCGCAGCAACCACCGCACGCCGAGCAGGCAGTTGAGCCCGCGGGAGTCGCAGAACACCAGCGCCGTCACATCGAGAACGAGATGTCGATGACCCGCCATGACGGAGGCGCCGAGGGTGCGCAGAAAGAACTTCTCGCCGCTCTGGTCGAGTTCACCGCTCACACGCAGCACGGCGCACTCTTCGCACCGTGCGAGCTCGTGGATGATGAGGCGATGGGTCTGCGTCGACATCGCGCCTCCCTGTGGTCGTCGTACGGAAGCCCGGGCGCATGCCGGTGCACGATATGCCTCGCTCCCGAGTCCCCCGTCCGCCCCGCCCTACGCCTCGCTCCTCCCACCGCTGTGGGGGACATGGCGCTGCAGCGCGTTCCCACTGCCATGGGGTTGCCGGCGCGACCGGGCGCCGGCGCGGGCGAGGTCGGCACGGGCCCCTTCGGTGTAGGGGTGTGCGGGACCGAGGACTCGCTCGTAGTCGGCGAGCACGTCCCGCAGGGTGCTGACCGCACGGGAGCGTTTGCCCGCAGCCAGTTGAGCGAGGCCGAGATTGCGGCGGGCGTTGAGGGACCGGCGGTTGTCTGCGCCGAGGACGCGACGGCGGTCGATGGCGACCTGTGTGAAGAGTTGGAGGGCTTGGGAGTGGTGGCCGGCCACGGTGTGGGCGCGGGCCAGGAAAATCCGGATCTCCATGGTCAACGGATGATCGTGGCCGAACTCGTTCTCCCCCAGCGTCAGCAGATGATCCAGCTCCTCGATGGCCTCGTCGACGCGGCCGACGCCCTGGAGCGCGAGCGCCCGGTAGCGGCTCCACCACAGATGGAGGTGGCTGCCATTGCGTTCGGTACGAAGGACATCCGCGAGGACAAGGTCATGCAGGGCGAGCGACTCCTCGTATCGGCCCACGCGCTCGTACATGCGGGCCAGTTCGCCCCGCGCGTTGAGGGTGGAGCCATGCTCTGGGCCCAGGCCGCGCTCGTTGTCCCTGACGTTCTTCTCGAAGAGCGCCAGCGCTTGCGCGTCGTCTCCCTTGGACCTCAGCGTGCTGGCCAGGTTGATCTGAGCCCGCATCGTCGTCTGACCGTCCGGGCCGTTGACCTCGAGGCTGTCGGCGAGGTTCTGGCGGTGCAGTGCCTCCGCCTCGTCGAGCCGTCCGGCACCTTCCAGTGCGTAGCCGAGCGAGTTGACCCACTCCAGCGTTCTCGGGTGGTGCGGGCCGAACCGTTCCCGTGCGGCGGCCGCGGTCCGTTCGCGCAGTGCCACCGTCAGGTCGTACAGGTCCAGCGCCTGGTAGGCGGAGGCGAGTGCGGCCAGAGCCCCGAAGAGGTTGTCGTCCTGGGACGGCACGAGTCGCTCGTGCTCGGCCAGCACATCCCGGCCGACCGAGCACGCGCGCACGACCTCACCGCGGGCCACCAACAGCCTTACCGCGGCCCGAGGCAGGTCGAGCAGTGCGCGCCGGTCCGCGTCTCCCAGCGGGACGGCCGCCACCCACAAGGCCAGGATGTGGTCGGTGAGACCGCGGTCGGCCGCGTCCGTTGCTGTGGTGCTGTCAGCCTGCGTCAGTAGCCCGCGCAGGGCTGCCGCCGCTTCCGTGAGGCGGGTGCCGAGGCGGCCCTCTTCGAGCAACTGGTCCCGGACGATCCGCTGGATCAGCCGGTGCATCAGGACGGTGGTTCCGTCCAGGCTCAGCGTCACCACGGATGCCTCACACAGCCGGCCCACCGCGTCGTCCGTTGCGGACACATCCTGGTCCTCGCAGGCGCTGCGCAGGTCGTCCCGGTGCACACCGGACGGTGACAGGAGCGACATGAGCTCCACGACGCGACGCACGGCCGCGGCGTCCTCCCCTGCCTGCACGTGCTCGATGGCCAGAGCAAGGGCGGCCGCGGCACCCATCGGGTATGGCTCTCCCGGCGCACGCCGGATGACCTGGGCGAGGCGGCTGTGCCGGAAACGGTCCCGGTACTCGGAGAAGGTCAGGCCCTGCGTACGGATCACCCACGCGGCCTGGGCCAGGGCCAGCGGAAGCCGGCCCAGATCCTCGGCCAACTCCTCGGCGGAGGCATGGCCCTGGCTCCCCGCGTCCCTCGCCCCTGCCCTCTGACGCAGGAAGGCCACGGCCTCCTCCCGCGTGAACACCCCGATGTCCACGGTGGAGCCGAGATGGGTGACGGAGCGCACCGTGCTGGTGATGAGGGTGCGGGTGGGACCCGTGCGGGGCAGCCAGCGTGCGACTTCGTCAGGGTCGACGACGTTGTCGAGCACCAGCAGGGCGGGCTGCCGCAGTCCCTCAAGCCACCGACGCGCCGCCGCGGCCGAGAGCTGTGCGTCCTGGATGCCGCCCTTGACGCCCGCGGCGTCCGCGAGTTCATCGAGCCCGGCGACGACCTGCCCCGGTACCTCGGCCACGATCCAGACGACGACCCGCCACCCCGCATCCACACAAGCGCGTGCGTAGGCCCCGGCCAACTGCGTCTTTCCCACGCCTCGGCCGCCGGTGAGCGCGCAGACGACCGTGACCCCATTGTGCTGCATACCTGTTTCGATGGCCTCGAACAGCTCGGCGCGTTCCTGGAAGGCGAGGGGTTCGTGTGGCAGGGGTCCGATGAGCAGAGGCCCGTCCGCCAGGGGAGGGGGCGGGGCGCCCGCGGCCTGATGGACCGGTGCCGGATCGCGGGCTGCGAACCAACCGCCCGCACTGAGCACCGCGGCACTGGTCGTCGACGCGAGAGCGAGGGCAGCTTCCGGTCCCGCGTCCGTCAGTGTCAGCAGGGTCCACGGCGCGGCGAAGGCCCCCAGCGTGGACAGCACGACGACCGCCCAGCGAACCCCATGACCCACGGCAGACCTCCGGCATGTCCGGCGCGCACTTCGCCATTCGATGCCATCAGAGTGCCCAACTGGTGTATTGGGCAATACCGTTGGTGATGCTGCCGCAAGTGATTCGCCGTCAGGCCGTGGACCCGATGATCAGGCAGGTGGTGGTCGCGTGAGCGATCAGCTTGCCCTCCTCGTCCAGCACCTTGCCTTCGGCTGTCGCGGTGCGGCGGCCCGTGTGGATGACCGTGCCCTCGGCGGTGAGCGTGCGTTCGTCGGTGCGTGCGGCGCGGATGTAGTTCACCTTGAGTTCCAGCGTGGTGTAGCTGACGCCGGCGGGGAGCGTGGTGTGGACCGCGCAGCCCATCGCCGAGTCGAGCAGGGTCGCGGCGATGCCGCCGTGGACCGTGCCGAGCGGGTTGGCGAAGTCGGGGCGGGTGTCCAGGGAGATGACGATGCGGCCGTGTTCCACCTCGTCGAAGCGCATGCCGAGGAGGCGGCCGATGGACGGTATGTCCGCGGTGCGCTGGGTCTGTACCCAGCGCATCAGGTCAAGGCCGGACATGGCGGCGGTGACTTCTGCGGTCGACATGGTGTCTCCTTGTGCGTGTTGCTGTGCCGGTGGGTTCGGTGCTGCCGGTGTCAGCCGAGGATGTTGTCCTTGTCCCGCAGGGCGGCCAGGGCGGATGCGTACATGCGGGTCTTGATGGTGCCGAGAGTGGGGCCGGCCTTGCCCACCTGGGAGCGGGCGATCTCCATTGCCGTACCGCGCACGGCGTCCTCGTCCACCGCCCGGTCGACCACGGCGGCGGCCAGGGCGTCGTGGCCGCCGTAGCGCCGGGCGGTCGTCATGGCCTCGTGTGCGGTCTGCGGGGTCAGCCGGGCCTGGATGAGCGCGGACATGCCCGGGGTGAAGGGGATGTTGATGTCGGCCTCGGGCAGACACCAGTAGCCGCGGTCGGCGCGCATCACCCGGAAGTCGTGCGCCAGGGAGAGCATCGCACCGGCCGCGAAGGTGTGCCCCTGCAGCGCGGCCACGGTGACGACCGGCAGGGACAGCATCCGCGCCAAGAGGCCCTGCACGCTGGTGACATAGTCCTGGTGCTGATCGGCGTGGGCGAAGAGCCAGTCC from Streptomyces sp. BA2 encodes:
- a CDS encoding LysR family transcriptional regulator gives rise to the protein MSLRQYEYALAVAEEGSVTAAAERLHVAQPSVSQQIRGLERELGVELFARTPTGLVPTVVGRAFLREAEVAVSASRRARATARAGADELVGELVVAVQMGFGTRQLPGALGALRRRFPRLEVTVFEEPSSAELERLGRRGVLDLALMAACEQTPADAHHLGDEEFVVVLAAGHRQLAAERVELRELVGEPWVRFDRDSALDGVLMDVLRGVLRDDELPPTTAARVSQTATAVRWAAQGLGVTLVPASAVPHEHEHLVRPVFPVVSQPVIAVVRQAAGPAETALLELLRKENWSTESALSSPVS
- a CDS encoding oxidoreductase; translated protein: MTTVEDVSGTRELAGKRALVTGGSRGIGAAVVRQLLDAGAEVLTTARSATSTVPEGATFVEADVRTRAGAEALAAAAREVLGGVDVLVHNAGGAQPYKGASAIPDEEWQNALDLNFLASVRLDSLLTPGMRERRSGAVVHVSSAAVPTVAPPFLHYVAAKAALESYSRGLASELAPFGIRVNTVSPGRTATPGGEATREQWARLDSGPGQDNTSPPLGRDGRPDDIAHAVLFLMSDRASWLTGSNVVVDGGEFPRG
- a CDS encoding TetR/AcrR family transcriptional regulator; protein product: MTVPTGRRERKKAATRQNIAETALRLFLERGYEAVGIRDVAAEADVAVTTLFSHFASKEALVFEQDADFEQRLTQAVTGRAPNEPLIPALHREILALVRHCTADGAAPIWRLIDSSPALRVYEESMRLRHAESVAAAIAADPELAQTTTACRAIARFAIDAFSLAREATDPEAAVDEVFLMIDAAWKAT
- a CDS encoding NADP-dependent oxidoreductase encodes the protein MKRVSFAEFGGPDVLRLLDAEKPHAGPGQIRIAVRAAGVNPVDWRLREGQILGAHPIELPAGVGLDASGVVDEVGEDVEGVEVGDHVFGEGASTYAEFAVLGAWARMPDGLTFEEAAGYPSVVETALRVIREVGVRSGQTLLVSGASGGVGSAVLQIARDRGITVIGTAGAANQDYLRSLGAVATTYGEGWVERVRELGHVDAALDLAGSGVIRELIELTGDPQKVISIADLDAPKLGVRFSGVAGSVPEALAEAAGLISRGKLHIPVEKSYTLAEAAAAHIDSQAGHARGRRVMVV
- a CDS encoding NAD(P)-binding domain-containing protein produces the protein MHTGFVGLGVMGQPMALNLARSGTPLLVWNRTPARCEPLRAAGAEVAASPAEVFDRADVVILMLADESAVDTVLGRGTPEFTARVAGHVVVHMGTTSPEYSGGLQEAIRAAGGRYVEAPVSGSRVPAEKGQLVAMLAGDADAVEPVRALLGPMCREVFDCGHVPGALLMKLSVNLFLITLVTGLAEAFHFADRHGLDRRRFLDVLDAGPMASSVSRVKAPKLLDRDFAVQAAAKDVLKNNQLIAEAARKAGLASPLLDVCHTLFDETVTQGHGGEDMVAVLRALEARTDGACCD
- a CDS encoding TetR/AcrR family transcriptional regulator codes for the protein MAVSERGPRERMVFSGAQLIRRDGVASTGMRDVAAHAQAPRGSLQHHFPGGKEELVNEAVGWAGRYASRRVGRFLAALPEPTPSGLFAEMVRQWTDEYRTAGFAGGCPVAAATVDCAESTESTREAASAAFATWGGSVARALVDMGVPEARSEALATLMISSLEGAILMARAERDVRALTTVAQELGPLLDAAASTPMPG
- a CDS encoding acyl-CoA desaturase, yielding MSPSPTLSQVLPSPHDVTSPQGYDGTAPFPDEAPTETRRDGERLYVTVTAVIVVLPFLALGLAGWLLWGRLIHPTDVLLALALYVITGLGITVGFHRGLTHAGYRAARPLRIALAVAGSMSFQGDVIGWVATHRRHHAFTDRPGDPHSPYRYGTHLRGQLRGLAHSHVGWLFRNDPTPAERYAPDLLADPDIRAVSRAFPALCVLTLALPFALGWAIGGTWLHATTALLWAGLVRIALLHHVTWSVNSLCHVIGRRPFRTRRHDRATNLWPLALLSFGESWHNLHHADPTSARHGVDRGQIDPSAAVIRLLERLGWVRDVRWPTPDRIATRRR
- a CDS encoding DUF5994 family protein, which encodes MTVLTARPPPATPIAKPSDHPPLRLSVKPAAPRKVPVNGHVVNASWFRAQQDVHQLLVLSYHVGRWDLLIIPPETGAAAAARLMAAACDPSIVRTGSAIIADELDRHPAAAAEADPPGRTLAEAWEAEGGAMDTAGGTVGGR
- a CDS encoding DUF5994 family protein; amino-acid sequence: MTAEPAPPVMLLADTQAHQVIPGAAVLRMETTPRRDGTFDGAWWPRTRDLETQLAGLIRALTERLGPIARIGLDTSSWDVHARHLVVDGHTVRIDWSAVDDSTMLVTRGRQDIFSFLMLPPQTEASAARAAMTMAVQDGNSASASEILAATGIASA
- a CDS encoding STAS domain-containing protein → MSTQTHRLIIHELARCEECAVLRVSGELDQSGEKFFLRTLGASVMAGHRHLVLDVTALVFCDSRGLNCLLGVRWLLRRREGQLLLAGAGRHLVQLLTLTGSTEIFPHYLTVGQALLTLPPAHRPTWPPDTHSA